One window of Halopseudomonas maritima genomic DNA carries:
- a CDS encoding NADP(H)-dependent aldo-keto reductase, producing MQYRPLGRSNLKVSALCLGTMTWGEQNTQQEAFAQIDRARDAGVNFIDTAEMYPVPPKGDTYGATESIIGNFFAQRGGRDKWILASKIAGPGNGMTYLRDGRTRFTREHINQAIDGSLQRLQTDYVDLYQLHWPDRQTNFFGQLGYRHNPDDELTAFEDTLEALDALVKAGKVRHIGLSNETPWGVSRFLHLADSRGWPRMVSIQNPYNLLNRSYEVGLAEMSIREQIGLLAYSPLAFGALTGKYLNGLRPEKARLTLFERFVRYSNPQAQKACARYVQLARDHGMDPAQMALAFVTRQPFVTSNIIGATNMDQLNRNLSSINMGLTDSVLKAISDIHQSQPNPAP from the coding sequence ATGCAATACCGCCCTCTCGGCCGCAGCAACCTCAAGGTCAGCGCCCTCTGCCTGGGCACCATGACCTGGGGGGAACAGAACACGCAGCAAGAGGCTTTCGCCCAGATTGATCGCGCCCGCGACGCCGGCGTCAACTTCATCGATACCGCCGAGATGTACCCGGTGCCCCCCAAGGGCGACACCTACGGCGCAACAGAGAGCATCATCGGCAACTTCTTCGCCCAGCGTGGCGGTCGCGACAAGTGGATTCTTGCCAGCAAGATTGCCGGCCCGGGCAATGGCATGACATACCTGCGCGACGGCCGCACACGCTTCACCCGCGAGCATATCAACCAGGCCATCGACGGCAGCCTGCAGCGCCTGCAGACTGACTACGTTGACCTCTACCAGCTGCACTGGCCCGACCGGCAGACCAACTTTTTCGGTCAGCTGGGCTATCGTCACAACCCGGACGATGAGCTGACAGCTTTTGAAGACACGCTGGAAGCGCTGGACGCTCTGGTCAAGGCCGGCAAAGTACGCCACATCGGCCTGTCCAACGAGACCCCCTGGGGTGTCAGCCGCTTTCTGCACCTGGCCGACAGCCGGGGCTGGCCACGCATGGTGTCGATCCAGAATCCGTACAACCTGCTCAACCGCAGCTACGAGGTCGGCCTGGCAGAAATGTCGATACGCGAGCAAATTGGACTACTGGCCTATTCACCTCTAGCGTTCGGCGCACTGACCGGCAAGTACCTCAACGGCCTACGCCCGGAAAAAGCGCGCCTGACGCTATTCGAACGCTTTGTACGCTACAGCAACCCGCAGGCCCAAAAAGCCTGTGCTCGCTATGTGCAACTGGCTCGCGACCACGGCATGGACCCGGCGCAGATGGCGCTGGCCTTTGTCACCCGCCAGCCCTTTGTCACCAGCAACATCATCGGTGCCACCAACATGGATCAGCTCAACCGCAACCTCAGCAGCATCAACATGGGGCTGACCGACAGCGTGCTCAAGGCCATTTCCGACATCCATCAAAGCCAGCCCAACCCCGCCCCCTGA
- the rplM gene encoding 50S ribosomal protein L13 — protein sequence MKTFSAKPETVKRDWYVVDAEGLTLGRLATEVASRLRGKHKPEYTPHVDTGDYIVIINAEKVQVTGNKTQDKIYYSHSGFPGGIKSINFEKLIQRAPERVIETAVKGMLPKNPLGRAMYRKMKVYKGAAHPHAAQQPQELKI from the coding sequence ATGAAAACTTTCAGCGCAAAACCTGAAACCGTAAAACGCGACTGGTACGTCGTGGATGCCGAAGGCCTGACCCTGGGTCGCCTGGCTACCGAAGTTGCCTCGCGCCTGCGCGGTAAGCACAAGCCCGAATACACCCCGCATGTTGATACCGGTGACTACATCGTCATCATCAATGCCGAGAAAGTTCAGGTAACCGGTAACAAGACTCAGGACAAGATCTACTACAGCCACTCCGGTTTTCCGGGCGGTATCAAGTCGATCAACTTTGAAAAGCTGATCCAGCGTGCTCCTGAGCGCGTGATCGAAACTGCCGTCAAGGGCATGTTGCCGAAGAACCCTCTGGGTCGTGCAATGTATCGCAAGATGAAGGTGTACAAAGGCGCCGCTCATCCGCATGCTGCACAACAGCCCCAAGAACTGAAGATCTAA